The Daucus carota subsp. sativus chromosome 7, DH1 v3.0, whole genome shotgun sequence genome window below encodes:
- the LOC108195626 gene encoding E3 ubiquitin protein ligase DRIP2, with protein sequence MVMSFKEIGPGDAAVKKRTFVELLTCRICDNICKDPVNITECLHIFCNRCITKKIQEEDLNSCPECKVYLGCVPLDKIRPDHNWNSIREALFPSLGKAEQQDDEQEYKESEPSNGEAEQPNSLPGRRKQKSLSSLENKINVSAGSATRIQNPQKLVGRRRKSIARKAFSSAGSAIRIQNPKKSAEAHSQSKKISMDLKNCIEDDKQNSSAVKSSEQQIPPIGREKTQRSDKKVELVNNLLKPLDDIAEAGKVMNINKTFSEGDLSSKVIDISDSEGKSSEKNLKSYNAEGATKSTPPSLPTLRPVRKNRGRPKKAVEPQGLVSAQTIVDAVGSHARGVAPVWLSLVSSVNQEGVEPLPQIPPGYLMIKNGTQSISFINKYLVQKLGLNREDEVEISLWGMRLPHDLKLHQLIDMWSQTMSDSVKFPTVVGDYAEEFVMVLTYGPKHPQQ encoded by the exons ATGGTGATGAGTTTCAAGGAGATTGGTCCAGGAGATGCTGCAGTTAAGAAGAGAACTTTTGTTGAGCTGTTGACATGCCGCATCTGCGACAACATTTGCAAGGACCCTGTTAACATCACTGAGTGTCTTCACAtat TTTGCAACAGATGCATAACCAAGAAGATACAAGAAGAAGATCTCAACAGCTGCCCTGAGTGCAAAGTTTATCTTGGTTGTGTGCCTTTAGATAAAATAAG GCCAGACCACAACTGGAATTCCATTAGAGAGGCGCTCTTTCCTTCTCTAGGAAAAGCAGAACAACAAGATGATGAACAAGAATACAAGGAAAGTGAGCCCTCAAATGGAGAAGCTGAGCAACCTAACTCATTGCCTGGTAGAAGGAAACAGAAGTCTCTCTCTTCTCTGGAGAACAAAATAAATGTATCTGCAGGATCAGCTACCCGCATTCAGAACCCACAGAAATTAGTGGGTAGACGAAGAAAATCCATTGCCAGAAAGGCATTTTCATCTGCAGGATCAGCTATCCGCATTCAGAACCCAAAAAAATCAGCGGAAGCACACTCACAGAGCAAAAAGATTTCCATGGATCTGAAAAACTGTATTGAAGATGATAAGCAG AATTCTTCTGCTGTGAAGTCCTCTGAGCAACAAATTCCTCCAATAGGCAGAGAGAAAACTCAAAGAAGTGACAAAAAAGTTGAGTTGGTGAATAATTTGTTGAAACCTCTAGATGATATAGCAGAAGCAGGAAAAGTCATGAATATTAATAAGACGTTTTCAGAGGGAGATTTGTCAAGTAAGGTTATAGACATATCGGATAGTGAAGGCAAGAGCTCCGAAAAGAACTTGAAAAGCTACAATGCTGAGGGAGCAACTAAATCTACTCCACCATCACTTCCGACACTAAGACCAGTAAGGAAGAATCGTGGTCGGCCCAAAAAGGCAGTCGAGCCTCAAGGATTGGTTTCTGCACAAACCATCGTTGATGCTGTTGGCAGTCATGCCAGAGGAGTAGCTCCAGTTTGGCTTTCCTTGGTTTCTTCTGTTAACCA GGAAGGAGTTGAACCGCTGCCACAGATTCCTCCCGGCTATTTGATGATAAA GAATGGTACTCAGAGTATTTCATTTATCAATAAGTACCTTGTGCAGAAACTGGGACTTAACAGAGAAGATGAG GTGGAGATTAGCTTATGGGGCATGCGTCTTCCCCATGACTTGAAGCTGCATCAATTAATTGATATGTGGTCGCAAACAATGTCAGATTCAGTAAAATTTCCAACAGTGGTGGGAGACTATGCTGAAGAATTTGTCATGGTGCTTACTTATGGTCCGAAACACCCGCAGCAGTAA